In one window of Candidatus Limnocylindrales bacterium DNA:
- a CDS encoding adenylosuccinate synthase — translation MKNSAKTVVVVGLQWGDEGKGKIVDLLSGQADVVVRYQGGNNAGHTLVVDGVQTVLHLVPSGALHANTTCVIGGGVVVDPTVLLKEIDALRKRGFLAGERSLLISQEAHVILPHHKAIDQARERKRGTGMIGTTGRGIGPAYEDKSARIGVRMADLVCPEHFTRVLRAVLEDKNDYLHAVLSQERLDFDGMIDELVECGRKLAPMVTDTSAFLDAAIRSGKNVLFEGAQGVLLDVDHGTYPFVTSSNTGSGGVPNGAGVSPKLVNRVIGISKAYTTRVGSGPFPTELADALGERLRVEGGEFGATTGRPRRCGWFDAMVVRKGVRLSGVDAIALTKLDVLTGIDTLRLCTGYTLDGKPTDAIPPLADDFERVRPVYEDMPGWTESITEARSLDDLPLAARNYVRRLEELIGVPVGILSTGPGRDQTMMLSEPFDFAG, via the coding sequence GTGAAGAATTCGGCAAAGACAGTGGTCGTCGTCGGCCTGCAGTGGGGTGACGAAGGCAAAGGCAAGATCGTCGACCTGCTCTCGGGCCAGGCCGACGTCGTCGTGCGCTATCAGGGCGGCAACAATGCCGGTCATACGCTCGTCGTCGACGGCGTGCAGACCGTGCTGCACCTGGTTCCGTCGGGCGCGCTGCATGCGAACACGACCTGCGTGATCGGCGGCGGCGTGGTCGTCGATCCGACCGTGCTGCTCAAGGAAATCGACGCGCTGAGGAAGCGCGGCTTCCTCGCCGGCGAGCGCTCGCTCTTGATCAGCCAGGAAGCGCACGTGATCCTTCCGCATCACAAGGCGATCGACCAGGCGCGCGAGCGCAAGCGCGGCACCGGCATGATCGGCACCACCGGTCGCGGCATCGGTCCTGCGTACGAAGACAAGTCGGCGCGCATCGGCGTGCGCATGGCCGACCTGGTGTGCCCGGAGCACTTCACGCGCGTCTTGCGCGCGGTGCTCGAGGACAAGAACGATTATCTTCATGCGGTGCTGTCGCAGGAGCGCCTCGATTTCGACGGCATGATCGACGAGCTCGTCGAATGCGGCCGCAAGCTCGCGCCGATGGTCACCGATACGTCCGCGTTCCTCGACGCGGCGATCCGCTCGGGCAAGAACGTGCTGTTCGAAGGCGCACAGGGAGTGCTGCTCGACGTCGACCACGGCACGTATCCGTTCGTCACGTCGTCCAACACCGGATCGGGAGGGGTTCCGAACGGTGCGGGCGTCTCCCCGAAGCTCGTCAACCGTGTGATCGGGATTTCCAAGGCGTACACAACGCGCGTCGGAAGCGGGCCGTTTCCGACCGAGCTCGCCGATGCGCTCGGAGAGCGCCTGCGAGTCGAAGGCGGCGAATTCGGAGCCACGACCGGCCGGCCGCGACGCTGCGGATGGTTCGATGCGATGGTCGTTCGCAAAGGCGTCAGGCTGTCGGGAGTCGACGCCATCGCGCTGACCAAGCTCGACGTGCTGACCGGCATCGACACGCTGCGGCTGTGCACCGGATACACCCTGGACGGCAAGCCGACGGATGCGATTCCGCCGCTCGCCGATGACTTCGAGCGCGTGCGTCCGGTCTACGAAGACATGCCGGGCTGGACCGAGTCGATCACCGAGGCGCGTTCGCTCGACGATCTACCGCTCGCTGCGCGCAACTACGTGAGGCGTCTCGAAGAGCTGATCGGAGTTCCGGTCGGGATCCTTTCGACCGGGCCCGGCCGCGACCAGACGATGATGCTGTCGGAGCCGTTCGACTTCGCCGGCTGA
- a CDS encoding Uma2 family endonuclease gives MNRAAGYSSKQYFQLVEDGLLDSDEPVELLDGLIVAKSPQNPRHAATTWRISTRLAKLLDGRAIVRSQLPVIAGAFSVPEPDIAVVPIRDDEWQSEHPDVCMLAVEVADSTLAQDRLTKSRIYAAAGVENYWIANLRSRQVEWFADPDPEPRVYRQRGTASGSDPLPPTTFGLDLFADELFAPVTVADAR, from the coding sequence ATGAACCGCGCGGCAGGATACTCGTCGAAACAGTACTTCCAGCTCGTCGAGGACGGTCTCCTCGATTCCGACGAGCCTGTTGAGCTGCTCGACGGTCTGATCGTAGCGAAGTCGCCGCAGAACCCTCGACACGCGGCAACAACGTGGAGAATCTCGACGAGGCTCGCGAAGCTGCTCGACGGTCGCGCGATCGTCCGGTCGCAGCTTCCCGTGATCGCCGGTGCGTTTTCCGTACCCGAACCCGATATTGCCGTCGTTCCGATCAGGGATGACGAGTGGCAATCCGAGCATCCCGACGTCTGCATGCTTGCCGTCGAAGTCGCCGACAGCACGCTCGCGCAGGATCGCCTTACCAAATCGCGAATCTATGCTGCAGCAGGCGTCGAGAACTACTGGATCGCGAATCTCCGCTCGCGCCAGGTCGAATGGTTCGCCGATCCCGATCCGGAGCCGCGGGTCTACCGGCAGCGCGGAACCGCGTCCGGCTCCGATCCGTTGCCGCCGACAACCTTCGGGCTCGACCTGTTCGCCGACGAATTGTTTGCGCCCGTGACAGTCGCCGACGCGCGCTAG
- a CDS encoding gamma-glutamyltransferase family protein has product MRHRRSILPAARLGAVRCAAAGAIVVTILGGAAVGARAASIEAAHGAVAAEHRLASAAGVEMLERGGNAVDAAVAAALATGVVNPSSSGIGGGGFLVLWDARRSRARTIDFRETAPRGATETMFVRADGTVDSEASKTGPLAAGVPGELRGFELALERYGRLKLADVAAPAIRIARDGFAIEAHLASMIAAGRARIAADAGLASVFLHEDGSPKREGEILRRPDLAATLERVVKVGVKDFYEGEIAADIVRTVSLWHGRGIPTPAVPDNARTASQPGSPAASADNGRAAGPDSLRPAAPDIRQAASPLDATDLRNYRAIERAPLTMRYRGREIVSMPPPSSGGAVLDEALGVLAAWDLASIQPQSPTWAHLLAETLKSVFADRATFYGDPDFTDVPMKRLLGPAHAAEIRARLDWKHALPSSQIAPGTGAANDAGTSHISVIDADGSAAALTTSVNTGFGAGISVPGRDIVLNNTMDDFSVQPGKPNAFGLVGTKANAIAPGKRPLSSMTPVIVLDGKRVRLVAGASGGPLIITATLETLLGVVDFGLSTDAAVSAPRIHHQWLPDVLMLEPGIPDDTRRALERAGHKIIPMPAKASVQAVEQSPATGARVLHATSDPRKGGVPAGY; this is encoded by the coding sequence ATGCGCCATCGCAGGTCGATCCTTCCCGCAGCGCGCCTCGGCGCTGTTCGTTGTGCTGCCGCCGGCGCTATCGTTGTCACAATCCTCGGCGGCGCTGCGGTCGGGGCGCGGGCGGCATCGATCGAAGCGGCGCACGGCGCCGTCGCTGCCGAGCACAGGCTCGCATCCGCGGCCGGCGTCGAGATGCTCGAGCGCGGCGGCAACGCGGTCGATGCGGCGGTGGCCGCGGCTCTCGCGACCGGCGTCGTCAATCCGTCATCGTCCGGAATCGGCGGCGGCGGTTTCCTGGTGCTGTGGGATGCGCGGCGCTCGCGTGCCCGGACGATCGATTTCCGCGAGACGGCTCCGCGCGGTGCGACCGAAACGATGTTCGTGCGCGCCGACGGCACCGTCGACAGCGAAGCCAGCAAGACCGGGCCGCTTGCCGCAGGCGTCCCCGGAGAACTGCGCGGATTCGAGCTCGCACTCGAGCGCTACGGCCGGCTGAAGCTTGCCGACGTCGCTGCGCCGGCAATCCGGATCGCGCGCGACGGCTTCGCGATCGAAGCGCACCTCGCATCGATGATCGCCGCAGGACGCGCCCGCATCGCTGCGGACGCCGGCCTTGCGAGCGTGTTCCTGCATGAAGACGGCTCTCCGAAACGCGAAGGCGAGATCCTGCGCCGCCCGGACCTGGCGGCGACGCTCGAGCGCGTCGTGAAGGTCGGCGTGAAGGATTTCTACGAAGGAGAGATCGCCGCCGACATCGTGCGCACGGTTTCGCTGTGGCACGGACGCGGCATCCCGACGCCGGCGGTGCCGGACAATGCGCGAACGGCTTCGCAGCCCGGTTCGCCGGCCGCTTCAGCGGACAATGGGCGGGCAGCGGGCCCGGACTCGTTGCGACCGGCTGCGCCGGACATTCGGCAAGCGGCGTCCCCTCTCGACGCCACCGACCTGCGCAACTACCGCGCCATCGAGCGCGCGCCGCTGACCATGCGTTATCGCGGACGCGAGATCGTCTCGATGCCGCCGCCGAGCTCCGGCGGCGCGGTGCTCGACGAGGCGCTCGGCGTGCTCGCGGCATGGGACCTTGCAAGCATCCAGCCGCAGAGCCCGACGTGGGCACACCTACTCGCCGAAACGCTCAAATCGGTCTTCGCCGATCGCGCGACGTTCTACGGCGATCCGGATTTCACCGACGTACCGATGAAACGTCTGCTCGGACCGGCGCACGCCGCGGAGATCCGCGCGCGGCTCGACTGGAAGCACGCGTTGCCATCGTCGCAGATCGCTCCGGGCACCGGCGCGGCCAACGACGCCGGCACGTCGCACATCTCGGTCATTGATGCCGACGGCAGCGCCGCCGCGCTGACGACCAGCGTGAACACCGGCTTCGGCGCCGGCATCTCGGTGCCCGGCCGCGACATCGTGCTGAACAACACGATGGACGATTTCTCGGTGCAGCCGGGCAAACCGAACGCGTTCGGACTCGTCGGCACCAAAGCCAACGCGATCGCACCCGGAAAGCGCCCGCTGTCGAGCATGACGCCGGTCATCGTCCTCGACGGAAAGCGAGTGCGGCTGGTCGCCGGCGCGTCCGGAGGACCGCTGATCATCACGGCCACACTCGAGACGCTGCTCGGCGTCGTCGACTTCGGGCTGTCCACCGATGCCGCCGTCTCCGCGCCGCGCATTCATCACCAGTGGCTTCCCGACGTGCTGATGCTCGAGCCGGGAATTCCCGACGATACCCGGCGCGCGCTCGAGCGCGCCGGTCACAAGATCATTCCGATGCCCGCCAAGGCATCGGTGCAGGCTGTCGAGCAGTCACCGGCAACAGGCGCACGCGTGCTTCATGCGACGAGCGATCCGAGGAAAGGCGGCGTACCCGCGGGGTACTGA
- a CDS encoding GNAT family N-acetyltransferase, translating into MQRWQSARMRRFTSMHPEPAEKQFYLKDFRHRAILFHVEDARQFERHASDMLLELKENPTLVILVARRFPRKRRLRPLRLARRDFEKSPTTLVPLSERLMDDCRVDVYLPRGLAGARALAYSRQLAVRLGVSKVVIVDERGGLDAGSGTRSFVHAAALARVVRAEEDCGDWGLSELQQLLAAVRSGIEAVNLTTAEGVEAELFTYQGTGTLVTAEEYCTVDRLGVEHFQEAERLLARGEREGFLLPRSEEQKHRLLLAGYGAWFGGTRLAGVCGLETEAYSRRRIGEVVGLYTITRFQGEGVGDRMLDHLIDVAKEAGLRALFACTSNQRAASFFERCGFERVSADKVPSVKWVGRRADALPMVLWLEL; encoded by the coding sequence TTGCAACGCTGGCAGTCGGCGCGTATGCGCCGGTTCACGTCGATGCATCCCGAGCCTGCAGAGAAACAGTTCTATCTGAAGGACTTTCGCCACCGCGCGATCCTCTTTCACGTCGAGGATGCGCGCCAGTTCGAGCGCCACGCGTCGGACATGCTTCTCGAGCTCAAGGAAAACCCGACGCTGGTGATCCTGGTCGCGCGACGGTTTCCGCGGAAGCGGCGGCTCAGGCCGCTGAGGCTTGCGCGCCGCGATTTCGAGAAGAGCCCGACCACGCTCGTTCCGTTGTCGGAACGTCTCATGGACGACTGCCGGGTCGACGTGTACCTGCCGCGCGGTCTCGCCGGCGCTCGCGCGCTGGCGTATTCGCGCCAGCTCGCGGTCCGGCTCGGCGTAAGCAAGGTGGTCATCGTCGACGAGCGCGGCGGGCTCGATGCCGGCTCCGGCACACGCTCGTTCGTGCACGCCGCTGCGCTCGCGCGAGTCGTCCGTGCCGAAGAAGACTGCGGCGACTGGGGACTGTCCGAGCTCCAGCAGTTGCTGGCTGCGGTGCGCTCGGGCATCGAGGCGGTCAACCTCACCACGGCCGAAGGCGTCGAGGCCGAGCTGTTCACGTACCAGGGCACCGGCACGCTGGTCACGGCCGAGGAGTACTGCACCGTCGACCGTCTCGGCGTCGAGCATTTCCAGGAAGCCGAACGGCTGCTCGCACGCGGCGAGCGCGAAGGCTTCCTGCTTCCGCGCAGCGAGGAGCAGAAGCACCGGTTGCTGCTCGCCGGCTACGGCGCATGGTTCGGCGGCACGAGGCTTGCCGGGGTCTGCGGCCTCGAGACCGAAGCCTATTCACGCCGGCGCATCGGCGAAGTGGTCGGCCTCTACACGATCACCAGGTTTCAGGGCGAGGGCGTCGGCGACCGGATGCTCGATCATCTGATCGACGTGGCCAAGGAAGCCGGCCTGCGCGCGCTGTTCGCCTGCACGTCGAACCAGCGGGCGGCGTCGTTCTTCGAACGCTGCGGATTCGAGCGCGTGAGCGCCGACAAGGTTCCCAGCGTGAAATGGGTCGGCCGGCGCGCCGACGCATTGCCGATGGTGCTGTGGCTCGAACTGTGA